A stretch of Methylogaea oryzae DNA encodes these proteins:
- a CDS encoding 2-isopropylmalate synthase: MSDKLIIFDTTLRDGEQSPGASMTRDEKVRIAKALERLKVDIIEAGFPAASPGDFEAVQAVARTIKDSTVCGLARALDRDIDQAGEALKDAKRRRIHTFIATSPIHMQLKLRMEPDQVIEYAVKAVKRARQYTDDVEFSPEDAGRSEEDFLCRILEAVIDAGATTLNIPDTVGYAMPFQFGERIKNLIHRIPNSDKAIFSVHCHNDLGLAVANSLSAVLNGARQVECTINGLGERAGNAALEEVVMAVRTRRDVFACDTDIDTREIVTCSKLVSSITGFPVQPNKAIVGANAFAHESGIHQDGVLKHRETYEIMRAEDVGWTANRMVLGKHSGRNAFKTRIMELGVEFAAEADLNQAFQRFKELADKKHEIFDEDLQALITEASMESEDEKVKLVALKVCSETGEIPQASVTLKIDGVETAGVAQGSGAVDASFKAIESVLKTESTLQLYSVNSITSGTDAQGEVTVRLEKAGRIVNGQGADTDIVIASAKAYINAANRLLLPAKRQHPQVDDV; encoded by the coding sequence ATGAGCGACAAATTAATCATTTTCGACACCACCTTGCGCGATGGGGAGCAAAGTCCCGGCGCATCCATGACCCGCGACGAGAAAGTGCGCATCGCCAAGGCGCTGGAGCGTCTCAAGGTGGACATTATCGAGGCGGGCTTTCCCGCTGCCAGCCCCGGCGATTTCGAAGCGGTGCAGGCGGTGGCCCGCACTATCAAGGACAGCACCGTGTGCGGCTTGGCCCGCGCTCTGGATCGCGATATCGACCAGGCCGGCGAAGCCCTCAAGGACGCCAAGCGCCGCCGCATACACACCTTCATCGCCACCTCTCCCATCCACATGCAGCTCAAGCTGCGCATGGAACCGGATCAGGTGATCGAATACGCGGTCAAGGCGGTGAAGCGGGCGCGCCAGTATACGGACGACGTGGAGTTTTCCCCGGAAGACGCCGGCCGTTCGGAAGAGGATTTTCTCTGCCGGATTTTGGAAGCGGTGATCGACGCCGGCGCCACCACGCTGAATATTCCCGACACGGTGGGTTACGCCATGCCGTTCCAGTTCGGCGAGCGTATCAAAAACCTCATCCACCGCATCCCCAATTCGGACAAAGCCATCTTTTCGGTGCATTGCCATAACGATTTGGGCTTGGCGGTGGCCAATTCCCTGTCCGCCGTGCTCAACGGCGCGCGTCAGGTGGAATGCACCATCAACGGCCTGGGCGAGCGGGCCGGCAACGCCGCCTTGGAAGAAGTGGTGATGGCGGTGCGTACCCGGCGCGACGTGTTCGCCTGCGATACGGACATCGACACCCGCGAGATCGTCACCTGCTCCAAGCTGGTGTCGTCGATCACCGGTTTCCCGGTGCAGCCCAACAAGGCCATCGTCGGCGCCAACGCCTTTGCGCACGAATCCGGTATTCACCAGGATGGCGTGCTCAAGCACCGCGAAACCTACGAAATCATGCGCGCCGAAGATGTGGGCTGGACCGCCAACCGCATGGTGTTGGGTAAGCACTCCGGCCGCAACGCTTTCAAGACGCGCATTATGGAGCTGGGCGTGGAGTTCGCCGCCGAAGCCGATTTGAACCAGGCCTTCCAGCGCTTCAAGGAATTGGCCGACAAGAAGCACGAAATTTTCGACGAGGATTTGCAGGCGCTCATTACCGAAGCCAGCATGGAGTCGGAAGACGAGAAAGTGAAGCTGGTGGCCCTCAAGGTTTGCTCCGAAACCGGCGAGATACCGCAGGCTTCCGTCACCCTTAAAATCGACGGCGTCGAAACGGCGGGCGTCGCCCAGGGAAGCGGGGCGGTGGATGCCAGCTTCAAGGCCATCGAATCGGTGCTGAAGACCGAGTCCACCTTGCAGCTGTATTCGGTCAACAGCATCACCAGCGGCACCGACGCCCAGGGCGAAGTGACCGTGCGTCTGGAAAAGGCCGGCCGCATCGTCAACGGCCAGGGCGCTGATACCGATATCGTCATCGCTTCCGCCAAGGCCTATATCAACGCCGCCAACCGCTTGCTGCTGCCCGCCAAGCGCCAGCATCCCCAGGTGGACGACGTGTGA
- the pssA gene encoding CDP-diacylglycerol--serine O-phosphatidyltransferase has translation MEEPNSSKRRRRSGIYLLPNLMTTGALFSGFYAITAAISGHFELAVIAIFAAMVLDGLDGRVARLTNTQSEFGAQYDSMSDLVSFGAAPALVMFVWSLSTLGKLGWVAAFVHCAGAALRLARFNTQLGTADKRYFQGLPSPAAAAVLAGYVWVGVVYDFQGASVSMVSLVLTVLTGLLMVSNVRYYSFKEVDWKGKVPFVVIIVVMLGFAVVLAQPSLMLFLIFLGYAVSGPALTLSMLRKWRQERKS, from the coding sequence ATGGAAGAACCAAATTCATCGAAGCGCAGACGGCGGAGCGGCATTTACCTGCTGCCCAACCTGATGACCACCGGCGCGCTGTTTTCCGGTTTCTACGCCATCACGGCGGCGATCAGCGGCCACTTCGAACTGGCCGTCATCGCGATTTTCGCCGCCATGGTGCTGGACGGGCTGGACGGACGCGTGGCTCGCCTCACCAACACCCAGAGCGAATTCGGCGCCCAGTACGACAGCATGTCCGATCTGGTGTCCTTCGGCGCCGCGCCCGCGTTGGTGATGTTCGTTTGGTCTTTGTCCACCTTGGGCAAGCTGGGGTGGGTGGCGGCTTTCGTTCACTGCGCCGGCGCGGCTTTGCGGCTGGCGCGCTTCAATACCCAGTTGGGCACGGCGGACAAGCGCTATTTCCAAGGCCTGCCCAGCCCGGCGGCGGCGGCGGTGCTGGCCGGTTATGTCTGGGTGGGGGTGGTATACGACTTCCAGGGCGCGTCCGTGTCCATGGTGTCCCTGGTGCTGACGGTGCTGACCGGTTTGCTCATGGTCAGCAATGTGCGCTATTACAGCTTCAAGGAAGTGGACTGGAAGGGCAAAGTGCCGTTCGTGGTCATCATCGTGGTGATGCTGGGCTTCGCCGTGGTGCTGGCCCAGCCGTCCCTGATGCTGTTCCTGATTTTCCTCGGTTATGCCGTGTCCGGCCCGGCGTTGACCTTGTCCATGCTGCGTAAATGGCGGCAGGAGCGCAAGAGTTGA
- the sodB gene encoding superoxide dismutase [Fe] has translation MAFQLPELPYAKNALEPHISAETLEFHHGKHHQTYVTNLNNLIAGTEYENMSLEDIVLKSSGGLFNNAAQVWNHTFYWNCLSPNGGGEPTGALADAINAKFGSFAAFKEEFTKCAIGTFGSGWAWLVKEADGSLALASTSNAACPCTCNQKPLLTCDVWEHAYYVDYRNARPKYVEAFWNLVNWEFVAKNFAG, from the coding sequence ATGGCCTTTCAGCTTCCCGAACTTCCCTATGCCAAGAACGCCCTGGAACCGCACATTTCCGCGGAAACCCTGGAATTCCACCATGGCAAGCACCACCAGACCTACGTCACCAACCTGAACAACCTGATCGCCGGCACCGAATACGAAAACATGTCCCTGGAAGACATCGTGCTGAAGTCTTCCGGCGGCCTGTTCAACAACGCCGCCCAGGTGTGGAACCACACGTTCTATTGGAACTGCCTGTCGCCCAACGGCGGCGGCGAACCCACCGGCGCCTTGGCCGATGCCATTAACGCTAAGTTCGGTTCTTTCGCTGCGTTCAAGGAAGAATTCACCAAGTGCGCCATCGGCACCTTTGGTTCCGGTTGGGCTTGGCTGGTGAAAGAAGCCGACGGCAGCCTGGCCCTGGCCAGCACCAGCAACGCTGCTTGCCCCTGCACCTGCAACCAGAAGCCGTTGTTGACCTGCGACGTGTGGGAACACGCCTATTACGTCGACTACCGCAACGCGCGCCCGAAATACGTGGAAGCGTTCTGGAACCTGGTCAACTGGGAGTTCGTCGCTAAGAACTTCGCCGGCTAA
- the ilvN gene encoding acetolactate synthase small subunit, with amino-acid sequence MRHIISILIENESGALSRVAGLFSARGYNIESLTVAPTEDSTLSRMTLVTLGSDEVVEQITKQLNKLIDVVRLIDISQSSHIERELMMVKVRAEDGAREEVKRLADIFRGNILDVTASTYVIEVTGEKSKLDAFLQAVDTANILEVVRSGATGILRGDKGLYL; translated from the coding sequence ATGCGACACATCATTTCCATTCTGATCGAAAACGAGTCCGGGGCTTTGTCGCGGGTGGCGGGACTGTTTTCCGCGCGCGGTTACAACATCGAATCGTTGACCGTGGCGCCTACGGAGGACTCCACTTTGTCGCGCATGACCCTGGTGACCCTGGGCAGCGACGAGGTGGTGGAGCAGATCACCAAGCAGCTCAACAAGCTGATCGACGTGGTCAGGCTGATCGACATCTCCCAGTCCAGCCACATCGAGCGCGAGCTGATGATGGTCAAGGTGCGGGCGGAGGATGGGGCGCGGGAAGAGGTGAAGCGCCTGGCGGACATTTTTCGCGGCAATATTCTCGACGTGACGGCCAGCACTTACGTCATCGAGGTGACCGGCGAGAAGAGCAAGCTGGACGCCTTTCTGCAAGCAGTAGACACCGCCAACATCCTGGAAGTGGTGCGCTCCGGCGCCACCGGCATCCTGCGCGGCGACAAAGGGCTTTATTTGTAA
- a CDS encoding acetolactate synthase 3 large subunit, with protein MELSGGEILIQCLKDEGVEFIFGYPGGSVLHIYDALFKQDDVKHILARHEQGATHAADGYARATGKPGVVLVTSGPGATNTVTGIATAYMDSIPLVVITGQVPRPVIGSDAFQEADIVGITRPCVKHNFLVDDVGKLAETIKKAFFIATTGRPGPVLVDIPKDVTDPGVKIPYEYPREVSLRSYRPHAHGHKGQIKRAAELLLAAKRPMIYSGGGVVLGNGSDELTEITRWLGAPITNTLMGLGAYPATDKQFVGMLGMHGTYEANMAMHECDVLLAVGARFDDRVTGKLAEFCPNSKIIHIDVDPASISKTVKVDVPIVGEVAPVLRDLLDALKSSGQKPDEVALKAWWRQVEYWRSVDCLQYDRNSALIKPQFVIEQLWEVTRGDAIISSDVGQHQMWAAQYYKFDKPRRWLNSGGLGTMGFGLPAAIGAKLAFPELDVACVTGEASIQMCIQELGTALQYMTPVKVVNLNNRFMGMVRQWQEFIYESRYSHSYMDTIPDFVKLVEAYGHVGMRIEKPADVRPALEEAFKLKDRTVFMDFITDSTENVYPMIEAGKAHHDMRLAPGTSTDSELA; from the coding sequence GTGGAGCTTAGCGGCGGGGAAATCCTCATCCAGTGCCTGAAAGACGAGGGCGTCGAATTCATCTTCGGCTATCCCGGCGGATCGGTGCTGCATATTTACGACGCCCTGTTCAAGCAGGACGACGTGAAACACATCCTGGCGCGCCACGAGCAGGGGGCTACCCACGCCGCCGACGGTTACGCCCGCGCCACCGGCAAGCCCGGCGTGGTGCTGGTAACCTCCGGTCCCGGCGCCACCAACACGGTCACCGGTATCGCCACCGCCTACATGGATTCCATCCCCTTGGTGGTCATCACCGGCCAGGTGCCGCGCCCGGTCATCGGCAGCGATGCTTTTCAGGAGGCCGACATCGTCGGCATCACCCGTCCCTGCGTGAAGCACAACTTCCTGGTGGACGACGTCGGCAAGCTGGCGGAAACCATCAAGAAAGCCTTCTTTATCGCCACCACCGGCCGTCCCGGCCCGGTGCTGGTGGATATTCCCAAGGATGTCACCGACCCCGGCGTGAAGATCCCTTACGAATATCCGCGCGAGGTGTCGCTGCGCTCGTACCGCCCCCACGCCCACGGCCACAAGGGCCAGATCAAGCGCGCGGCGGAACTGCTGCTGGCCGCCAAACGGCCGATGATCTACAGCGGCGGCGGCGTGGTGCTGGGCAACGGCTCGGACGAATTGACCGAAATCACCCGCTGGCTGGGCGCGCCGATCACCAACACCCTGATGGGGTTGGGCGCTTATCCCGCCACCGACAAGCAATTCGTCGGCATGTTGGGCATGCACGGCACTTACGAGGCCAATATGGCCATGCACGAGTGCGACGTGCTGCTGGCTGTGGGAGCCCGCTTCGACGACCGCGTCACCGGCAAGTTGGCCGAGTTCTGTCCCAATTCCAAGATCATCCACATCGACGTGGACCCGGCTTCCATTTCCAAGACGGTGAAGGTGGACGTGCCCATCGTCGGCGAGGTGGCGCCGGTGTTGCGCGACCTGCTGGACGCGCTCAAGTCTTCCGGCCAGAAGCCGGACGAGGTCGCCCTCAAGGCTTGGTGGCGGCAAGTGGAGTACTGGCGTTCGGTGGACTGCTTGCAATACGACCGCAACAGCGCTTTGATCAAGCCCCAGTTCGTTATCGAGCAGTTGTGGGAAGTCACCCGGGGCGACGCCATCATCAGCTCCGACGTGGGCCAGCATCAGATGTGGGCGGCGCAGTACTACAAATTCGACAAGCCGCGTCGCTGGCTCAATTCCGGCGGCCTGGGCACCATGGGCTTCGGCCTGCCGGCGGCCATCGGCGCCAAGCTGGCGTTTCCCGAGCTGGATGTGGCTTGCGTGACCGGCGAGGCCAGCATCCAAATGTGCATCCAGGAGCTGGGCACTGCCTTGCAGTACATGACGCCGGTGAAAGTCGTCAACCTCAACAACCGCTTCATGGGCATGGTGCGGCAGTGGCAGGAGTTCATCTACGAAAGCCGCTATTCCCATTCCTACATGGACACCATTCCGGATTTCGTCAAATTGGTGGAAGCTTACGGCCATGTGGGCATGCGCATCGAAAAGCCGGCCGACGTGCGTCCGGCCCTGGAAGAGGCGTTCAAGTTGAAGGATAGAACCGTGTTCATGGACTTCATCACCGATTCCACGGAAAACGTCTATCCCATGATCGAGGCGGGCAAGGCCCACCACGACATGCGTCTGGCGCCCGGTACGTCCACGGACAGCGAGCTGGCTTGA
- the ilvC gene encoding ketol-acid reductoisomerase: MQVYYDKDADLSIIRSKKVAVIGYGSQGHAHANNLKDSGVSVVIGLRPGSASAVKAQNAGLTVLPVAEAVQAADVVMILAPDEHQAALYRDQIEPNIKKGGALAFAHGFNIHFEQIQPRADLDVIMIAPKAPGHTVRSEFVKGGGIPDLIAVAQNASGMAKEIALSYASAIGGGRTGIIETTFREETETDLFGEQAVLCGGATALVQAGFETLVEAGYAPEMAYFECLHELKLIVDLMYEGGIANMRYSISNTAEYGDLTRGPRVVTEQTKLEMKKILKEIQNGEFAREFILENQAGAATLKAKRRIGREHQIEEVGARLRGMMPWIQANKIVDQTKN, encoded by the coding sequence ATGCAGGTTTATTACGACAAAGACGCCGATCTATCCATCATCCGCAGCAAGAAGGTCGCCGTTATCGGTTACGGTTCCCAGGGACACGCCCACGCCAACAACCTGAAGGACTCGGGCGTATCCGTGGTGATCGGCCTGCGTCCCGGCTCCGCCTCCGCGGTCAAGGCGCAAAACGCCGGCTTGACCGTGCTGCCGGTGGCGGAAGCGGTGCAAGCCGCCGATGTGGTCATGATCCTGGCGCCGGACGAGCACCAGGCCGCCCTGTACCGCGACCAGATCGAGCCGAACATCAAGAAGGGCGGCGCCCTGGCTTTCGCCCACGGCTTCAACATCCACTTCGAGCAAATCCAGCCGCGCGCCGACCTGGACGTGATCATGATCGCGCCCAAGGCTCCCGGTCACACCGTTCGCAGCGAATTCGTCAAGGGCGGCGGCATCCCCGACCTGATCGCCGTGGCGCAGAACGCTTCCGGCATGGCTAAGGAAATCGCCCTGTCCTACGCTTCCGCCATCGGCGGCGGCCGCACCGGCATCATCGAAACCACCTTCCGCGAAGAAACCGAAACCGATTTGTTCGGCGAACAGGCAGTTCTGTGCGGCGGCGCCACGGCGCTGGTGCAGGCCGGCTTCGAAACCCTGGTGGAAGCGGGCTACGCGCCGGAAATGGCCTACTTCGAATGCTTGCACGAGCTGAAGCTGATCGTCGACCTGATGTACGAAGGCGGCATCGCCAATATGCGCTACTCCATTTCCAACACGGCCGAATACGGCGACCTGACCCGCGGCCCGCGCGTCGTCACCGAGCAGACCAAGCTGGAAATGAAGAAGATCCTCAAGGAAATCCAGAACGGCGAATTCGCCCGCGAGTTCATCCTGGAAAACCAAGCCGGCGCCGCCACGCTGAAAGCCAAGCGTCGCATCGGCCGCGAGCACCAGATCGAAGAAGTGGGCGCACGTTTGCGCGGCATGATGCCGTGGATTCAGGCCAACAAAATCGTCGATCAAACCAAGAACTAA